From Mya arenaria isolate MELC-2E11 chromosome 12, ASM2691426v1, the proteins below share one genomic window:
- the LOC128210786 gene encoding uncharacterized protein LOC128210786 — MVVSGVALGAIAHPRPVRSVAVDNPCNMVLTEDPMEPSDYISRLTDIQTRSEGIELDAQGMKTQLKESGKVNSFTATILDVYNFMDTEGMTISQDTISVAINNQVEALQSHFHFLLQYILHIQDIKGNHTVWTNAETSNAELLNALDHLENQIRRTACSVVLALRAKGSDMPEYEPTLLDRYTTSTFPNVYKAYILANDSVKLGSYLKQMYGELSKAN, encoded by the exons ATGGTTGTGTCTGGGGTAGCGCTTGGTGCTATTGCGCACCCAAGACCCGTTCGCTCTGTTGCTGTGGACAACCCCTGTAATATGGTGCTAACAGAAGATCCTATGGAGCCTTCCGACTACATCAGCAGACTAACTGACATACAGACCAGATCTGAGGGTATCGAGCTTGATGCCCAGGGTATGAAGACACAG CTAAAAGAATCTGGAAAAGTGAATTCATTTACTGCAACGATTTTGGATGTATACAACTTCATGGATACAGAAGGAATGACCATATCGCAAGATACAATTTCAGTAGCCATAAATAAC CAGGTTGAGGCCTTACAGTCCCACTTCCATTTCCTGTTACAATACATCCTCCATATCCAGGACATTAAGGGCAACCACACTGTATGGACGAACGCCGAAACCTCCAATGCTGAACTTCTAAACGCCCTTGACCATCTTGAGAACCAGATTCGAAGAACAGCATGCAGCGTCGTACTCGCACTTAGAGCCAAAGGAAGTGATATGCCCGAATATGAGCCGACGCTGCTAGACAGATACACAACTTCTACTTTTCCCAATGTTTACAAAGCTTATATTCTGGCGAACGACAGTGTCAAACTTGGCTCCTACCTAAAACAAATGTATGGAGAACTTTCAAAAGCAAACTAG